The nucleotide sequence CTATGGTCAATAACTCACCAGAACTGGGTGCAGCAGCCGTGATGATGGTTACTCTGGCCGTACAGAGTTACCGTGAAGGGAAAGTCTTTCAGGTCGAACGTGATTCACTCAAAATCAACAATGGCGACTCCAGTTGGGCAGACAACTGGGAAACCATGTCGAAAGAACGCAGTAAGCCTCGACACGTTGCAGGCTGGCACGCAGGTGACAGGGGGAGCATTCTCATTCCTCCTAAATATCAAAAACTGGCTGGCCCCTGGATTGATGGCAAACCGCCTGAAAACACCTGATAATCAGCTCGCTTACTGTTCCAGAAATTCATAAAGCTCCATCCAGCGAATTTCCAGTTCTCCGATCTCTTCGACCAGGGGCTGCATTTCGTCATGGAGTTCCTGTGCCTGTTCCGGGCTTGTTGCTTTCAGGAATTTCTTGTTGATCTCGTTCCGCTGCTCGTCGAGTTGGGCAATTTTGCGTTCAATGGCAGAGAGTTCTTTCCGTGCATTTTTGATTTTGCCGCCTAAACCTTTTTCACGGGGGGCTGCGTTTTTCTCTTCCTGTTTGGCAATCGAAGCCTGATTCTGCTCACGATGCCCCTCAGCCACTTCTTTCTTAACACGATAAAGATAGGCATCGTAATCGCCTTCATAGCTCTTTACGGTACCATTTACGACCTCAATGACATCGGTGGCGACTTTACTCATGAAATGGCGATCATGGCTGGTAAAAATCACCGTTCCCTGAAATTTCACCAGTGCGTTTCCTAAGGCTTCCACTGTTTCGACATCGAGATGGTTACCCGGTTCGTCCAGAATCAAGATGGAGTAGTTACCCAGCAGAATTCCCGCCAGACACAAACGCGCCCGTTCTCCCCCACTGAGAACTTTAATGGCTTTATCCAGTGCCTGTTCCTTGAACAGGAAGCTGCCTGCGACCGCCAGAATCTGCTGGTTCGTGGTACCGGGAGCCGACTCTAATTCGAGGTAGTCACGGATTGTCTGCTCAGGAGGCAATGACGTATAAACATGTTGTGCATAGCAGGCGACATTACAGTGATAGCCCCATTTCAAACTTCCGTCTATAGGCTTGAGTGAACCGGTAATGGAGCGCAGGAAGGTGGTTTTTCCCTGGCCGTTATCACCGACAATCGCCGCCCGGGTACCATGCTCAATCTCCAGGTTAATATTGTCCGCAACGCGATTCTTGGGATAACCGATTGCCAGGTCATCGCAAATTAAGGCAATGCCCTGTCGTTTCTCAGTCTGTGGGATGATGATGTTGACTGTCGATTCTGCCCCCTCGATCTCGGTCAGAGTCAGCCGTGCCAGCTGTTTTTCTTTACTGCGCGCTTGTGAAGCGGTATTCGCGCCTGCTTTATTTTTTGCGATGAATGTTTCCAGTTGACGGCGTTTCGCCAGAACCGTCGCATTCGTGCGTTCATCACGCTCTTTTAGAATCTCCTGGTTCTCCAGGTACTGATCCACATTCCCGTTAAACAGGGTCAGTTTCCCTCGTTTGAGTTCCAGAGTCTGGTTGCAGATTGCCTTGAGGAAAGTTCGATCGTGAGAAACCACCAGCACCGCACCCCGGTAATCTTTCAGAAAATCTTCCAGCAGGAGCTGCGTGCGGAGGTCGAGGAAGTTGGTTGGTTCGTCCAACATCAGAAAATTCGGCTCATGCAGTAATAAAGCCGCCAGTTTGACACGGGTCTGCCAGCCACCGGAAAGCTCTTTGACAGGACCGTTCAGAAAGCGGCCTTTCAATTCGAATTCACCGGCGACTGCACCACAGCGCCAGTCGGGCTGACCACTGTCGCGCATCAGGAAATCCAGTGCACTTTCACCTGCCTGAAACGGATCATGCTGCCTGAGATAACCAACCCGCAGATTGGGATGCCGAATAATTTGTCCACTGTCGACCGATTCTTCTTCCAGCAGGATTCTCAACAAAGTAGATTTCCCGGCACCATTTCGGCCGATGAACCCAATTTTCTGCTCATCCGCGAGCGCAATCGAGGCTTCTTTCAGAAGCTCCTGAGCACCATAACTCTTTGTCACATTTGATATTTCAATCAGGGTCGCCATCACTCTTCTCAATACTGGAACCGAAAACCTCAATGTTAAGCGTATACACGAGGACAGAAGATAACGGGAAGGCGCAATCAATTCAATTGATCATCCGTGCTGCCCTCTCAACTCGAATCGACTCGTCACATAACCCAATCACGCTTCATACCGGTTATGACAATTTTTCTGGTCGAGAATGAACGGGAAACACTCATTTCCAGCCACTCGATCCCCATTCCTGAACTATCGTTTTAAAAATGCATCAACACGCATTGTAAGACGATTCAAGGGTCAATTCCGGAAATGACCCGAAATCATGACTTCGACAACTTCTGCCACATTGATTATTTATGGCGAATGAAGCGTATTCTCATCCTGTTCCTGTTCGACAAGCAGTTTCAGCACCAGAAACTGCACAGGGGCAGACTGCGCCCTCACGAAACGGTTCGCAGAGACGACGGCAACCCGTTCCGCTTTCGATTATGGGCGGTTCCTCGGCTTCGAAAAACGCTTATACTCTGTTTCTGCTGGTGAATATCACCCTGTTCCTGAGACCAGCCGAGCTGATTCCGGCTCTGGCCAATCTGCCCATTTATGAAGTTTTGATCCTGTCATCATTTTTCTTATCCCTTGATCAAATCAAGCGAACTGTCAGACTCCCGATGTTAAAGCGGCAGCCAATCACGCTGTGTGTCTTCGGAGTTCTGGTCGCGGTCGCCTTGTCACATGCATCACACATGTATTTTTATGGCATCCGCACATCAACTGTCATGTTCCTGAAAACGTTGATGTATTACCTGTTGCTGATCAGCATCATCGACTCTCCTCAACGTTTAAAAGGACTCCTGAAAACGATTGCGATCTCGTCGTCCGTCATGATTTTGCTGTGCGTGATTGATTACGCGGGTATTCTTGATTTTGAATTTATCAAACATGTCAGCGACCGTGACGGCGTTTCCGATGCGGGAGAAGTGATACGCGTATTCCGCATGCGCGGTACGGGTATCTTCCAGGATCCCAATGACCTGTCCGTTTTGATTGTCACAACCGGGGTTCTCTGCTGGTACTTTTTTAATGATCCCGCGGCAAGTCCGCTCCGTTTTTTGTGGATCGTCGGCATGATCATCCTGGGAATCGGCCTGATTTATACCCGTTCCCGCGGAGGACTGTTGACACTCGGAATTGCAGGCATGGTTTTTGTCTTACCTAAATACGGTAAAAAAGCTGCCATTGCATGCGCTGTGGTTGGCATGGCGGGGGTCACCGTTCTCGCCGGTCGACAGGGAAACATTGACCTGAATTCCGGAACCGGACACGATCGCATTCTGCTGTGGAGAGAAGGTCTGACCGCTCTCAAATCTCCCGATCTGCTGTTTGGAATCGGTGAAGGCCAGTATTCCGACCTGGCCGGGTTAGCCGCCCACAATTCGTTCGTGCATGCATTTACCGAACTGGGGCTGTTTGGGGGAACATTTTTTATAGGCTGCTTCTTCTTTGCCGCGCTGGGATTGTATCGCCTGGCACAGTTCCAAAGTAAGAGCCACGGTAGACCCATATTTCGTAACCGGGAACTGGAACGCCTCTTACCCTATGTCTCCGCGATCCTGGCTGCCTGGTGTGGGGGAATGATGTCATTATCCCGCTGCTATGTCGTCCCGACATATATGGTGGTCGGAGTCTGTGCTGCGTATCTGAATCTCGCGGGTGCCAGTCTGGCCAGACCGACTCCACTGGTCTACTGGAATAAGCAACATGTGATTTATCTGATCGGAGTGAGCATGGGATTGTTCATTGCGTTCCTCATTTTTGTACGTATTTTTGCCAATTAATACTTAATGCAGTGGTAACACACTGAAAGTAAAACGATGACTCAGCGTCGATCAATCAAAACGAATTTATGTGCGACATGGCTCAATCATGGAGTGAGCCTGATGATCGGCGTATTCCTGATGCCCTATGTCCTGCACATCCTGGGGGACGCGCAATACGGTAGCTGGATCTTCATTAATGCCATCGCCGGGTATTCCGGTCTCCTCTACCTGGGATTTGGTCAGACCATCAGTCGCTATGTGGCACACTATCATGCCAAACAGGATTGGAACCGTCTGAATCACGTTTCCAATGTCATTTTTGTAATTTATCTTTGCATGGGCAGCCTGGCTTTATTAACGGCAGGCATCATCGCATGGCTGGCCCCCCACTTAAGTGACTGGGGCACAATCTCCCTATACGAAATCAGAATGGTCATTCTGATTCTGGGGCTGAATGTCTTTGTTGGTCTGGCAGGCAGTGTGTTTGGTGGTATTTTGATGGGCATCCAGCGGTTCGACATTGAACGAGGAGTCAACTTGACCGGTGCGCTTCTGCGACTGGCGCTGACCTTGATGTTCCTCAAAGCAGAATGGGGGCTGCTGACCATTGCCCTGATTTTCTTTACGGTCACTGTCGTTGAAAATGCAGGCCAATGCTATTTTGCGTTTCGCCAGGTTAAAACCTTTCGAATTGGACGCAGGTACCTGGACTGGAGCATCCTCAAAGAATGCGGTTCATTCAGCGGATACGCATTTATCGATGCCATTGCCTGGACCCTGATCGAAGCAACTGATTCGATTCTGATCGGGATCTTTTTCAGCCCGGCCATGATCGTCCCCTATTATATCGCTCTGCGACTCACACAATTTATTAATATGCCGATTGCACAAATCGGTAAAGTCTTTATGCCCCGCGCGGGAGAACTGCATGCTAACGAGGATCATCATGCATTGCAGAAGCTGGTTCTGAATGGTGTCTCACTTTCCTTTCTGCTTGTCACCGGATTTTTTATCGGCGTCTGCTTCTTTGGTACGACCCTGATCAATACCTGGATCGGAACGGGTTACCCGGAAAGCCATAACATTCTGATGATTTTGTTGGGAGCCCGCATCATTGCCTTACCAGTCTCAACGTTTCGCTCAGTTCTGTACGGAATGGGACATGTCAAAATCCCATCGCTGATTTATATCAGTGAAGCCATTGCCAACCTGATCCTGTCACTGGTCCTGATTCAGTCTCTGGGGCTTATCGGCGTCGCGTTAGGAACGGCAATTCCCATTTTTGTTGCAGAGCTGGGGATCATCCTGCCTTACGCGATGAAGAAACTGAATATCACGACCAGCCAGCTGCTGCGAACGGCCATTGCGCCGACCCTGGCCCCCTTACTGGCGCTGTTAGGCTACTCATACTTCTTGCCTCACTTTTTTGAAATCCGTAATTCCTGGGCCATTCTCGTAGGAGTTGCCGCCGGAGGCGGTGTCTTTCTGCTGGGCACCTGGCTGGTTTTTGAAAAAGGAACCGTATTGTTGCATCGGTCTGTTCCTGAATCGATCAAATCCTGACTCTTTTACTATCTACAAAATGATGAATAATATAATGACTACCCTTCACTGTTCGAATCAAGAGATCAATCAGAATTCTGATAACCGTACCGGTTCTGTTTCTTCCGGTATCCTGTCGTTGCATTTGCGTGAAAGAGACCAGACACAGGACTGTCTGCAGATCTGGCAAACGCTGGAAGCACAATTTGAAGATGTTCCTCTGATGTGTTCCTCAGTCTGGACTTCAACCTGGATTGAGCAATATGGCGATTTAGTGCCGTATTCTTTTGTGGTTGCCTCTCGGGATCAGATCCCCTGTGGTATCTGCCTCTTAACAGAAGGTGTAGAACAGTTTGACGGCCCGCTTCCCATCAAAACCCTGCACCTGGGAACCGCTGGTGAACCGGCGGCTGACAGTGTCTGTGTGGAATACAATTCACTGTTGATTCAACCCGCCGACCAGTCCGCGTTCATGAAGGCGCTGCTTGAATTACTGTCCGATCACCCGACCTGGGATTCCCTTAATTTTGACGGTTTTGACAGTATCGAGCTCGAAAACTGGGATCTCTCATTTCCAGAGATCTCGGTTCGCAAAATTGAAAGCCGTTATTTCGACCTGCAATTGATTCGCGATGAAGAACGGGAAGTGATTTCCGGTTTCGGCTATTCCACCCGCAAAAACCTGCGCAAGAATATGAAGACCTATGGAAATCTGACGACCGAATGGGCAGAAACGATTGAACAGGCGGAATCCATCTTCTCTGATTTAGTCACGCTGCATCAGACCCGCTGGCAGAAAGAAGGTCAGCCCGGCTCGTATGCCAGCGAACGATTTACCCGATTTCATGAGGCATTAATCCAGAAACTGATTCCCACCGGACAAATGGGACTTTTTCGCGTCAAGATTGACGACGCAGTCATTGGATGTGTCCAGGTTCTGATCGATCGCAATCGTGTGCTCTGCTACCAGGGAGGCTCTGCGGAATATCAGGGCAAACTCAGCCCGGGAGTGATCACTGATTACCTGTGTATCGAAGAATGTTTCCAGCGCGGGTTCGACGCATACGACTTTCTCGCAGGCAACAGTCACCACAAACAGAAAATGAGTACACACCACAGCTACCTGACCTGGGCTCAGATTCAGCGTCCCCGCTGGAAGTTTACCGCACTCAATGCATTACGAAAAATCAAACAGACCATGAACCTGATTCGCAAATCAGATCAGTAATAATTTGACTCAATGGATAAAGCACGATGAGTACAATCGAAGCAATTAACGCAGAGAACGTCGCGAATCAGAATTCGTCTGCAGGAAAACGGCTGCGCGTCTGCCACTTGAGTCTGACGCTCTGCACGGGGGGCCTGGAACGTCTGCTGGTTGATTTTGCCCGTTACCACAACAGGGAACAGTTTGAACTGGAATTCGTTGCGCTGGGTGAAACCGGTGCCCCTGCCGAAGAAATTCAACAGATCGGCTGTCCGGTCTTCCAGTTCCCGCTGACGGCGCGCGGAAAACTTGCAAAGATCAGGCAGTTATCTGACTTCCTGAACCAGAGGAACTATGACCTGTTGCATACTCACAATGCCTACCCGCACTTTTATGGCAGCCTGGCTGCTTATCGTTCCCGGATCCCGGTGACAATTCAAACCCGGCACGGCAGACGGTTTGGAGAGACGTTCAGTGAGCGCATGCAATTTGCCATGGCCAGTCGATTTGCTGACCGCGTTGTTCCTGTTTCGGATGATACCGGGCAACGTTGTAAGAAAATCGGCTGGCTGGACGACACTAAAGTAACCCGTATCTGGAACGGTATCGATGTCGACCGGTTTGTTTTTACCGGCTCTGCACAGAAACTGACCGCGATTACCGTTTCACGTCTCTCACCCGAAAAAGATATTGTGACCATGCTGCATGCTGTTCAGCAGGTCGTGCAGGAGATTCCGGAATTTCGACTCCTCATCGTGGGGGACGGCCCCGAACGAACCAGACTCGAATATCTCACTACAGAGTTGCATCTAAATTCGCACGTTGAATTTCTGGGAGAACGCAGTGATGTCCCTCAATTACTCACACAAGCGGGTTTCTATGTCTCCTCATCACTGACAGAAGGAATTTCTCTCACCCTCCTGGAAGCCATGTCCGTCGGTTTGCCTATCGTTGCGACACAGGTGGGTGGAAATCCTGAAATCGTACAACAACCGGCAACAGGATTACTGGTCCCTTCCGCAAACCCCGGTTTTCTGGCTTCGGCGATGATTCAAATGTGCCAGAATCAGTGTCAGTGGGCTGAAATCGGTTTACGCGCTCGTGCGCGAGTGGAACAGCACTTTAATATCCGGACCATGATCAAAGATTATGAAAACCTGTATCTCGATATTTTAAAACCTTCCTTTAAAAGTTAATTGTTATGCAGACAAACTTTATTCCGAAAAAAGATACTGCCTGCTGGACCATTCAGCCAGAACAGGATCAGAATGGATTTGAATCACTGCAGATTCGCAGCTATCCTCTGAATCCCGAACAGTTCACAACCGTATCTGAACCGTATCAGAACTGGAGGGAATTGTTTCAGAACGATCCCCATTCCGATCTCGAACAGCACCCCGATCACATTCTAAGCATTTCTTCCCTGCTGCAGAAGAATCAGTCTGCAGTAAACGGCCACCTGATTTTGTGTCGACAGGGAAACAAACCTGTGGCAGCAGGAATTCTTCTCCCGAAATCAATCAGTACTAAAAAACTGCGGGGGCTCGGTCCTGCCAGACAATTACACGGCTACTTCCTGTCTGGCAAACGATTTCTGATTGCGAAAGACTATCAGTACGATCACGGCTTTCAGAATTTCATCCTGGAAGCGACTCTATCATTCTGTGGTCAAACTGCAGGCAGATATCTGCTGTTAGAAGATATTCTGATTGATGAACCACTCAATCAATCACTGATTCAACTGTCTTCTCATTGCTTAACCTATTCCCATACAGGTTTTCAATCACGCTGTCTGATTCAGTTTCCGGAAATCCCACTGGATTACTGGAACCAGTTTCGTTCCAAATCGCGACGAAAACATCGCAAATTAATACGAGATAATTCTCATTTGAAACTGGTCCGTATTACGCGTCCGGACCAGGTCGCTGATTTCCTTGATGCAGCACACCAAATATCAAAGAATACCTGGCAGACTCAGCGTCTGGGGCTGCGAGTAAAAAACAGTGCAAAAGAAATCGAAGAACTGCTGTTTTTTGCGATCAACGACTCATTACGTTCCTATCTTCTGATGGATCAGGACCAGCCAGTCGCATTCAAAATCGGTATTCAACACCAAGGAATTTACCATGATCGGGAATTTGGATTTGATCTGGACTATGCCAGTATCTCCCCCGGGGAAACCTTACTGCTGCTGATCCTTGAGGACCTGATTACGTATGACACTCCTCGCACTTTCGATTTTGGAATCGGTGATGCGGAATACAAGCAACGCTACAGCTCTGAAATAACGCAGAGTCGCTCCGTATTGCTGTTTCCATCATCTTTAAGAAATAAAAGTCTACTCAGTTATCTGAAAGCATCCTGCTGGATTGACCAGTTGTCCAGAAAGGTCCTGAAAAGGACCGGCTTGTATACCGCGTTGCGTCATCTGGTACGGTATCGAAAGCTGGGCAGCCGCTGATGAAAAAGCGAAAACACCACGAAGAATTAACTACTGAGGTCAGGCCTGCCATGAAAATCCTGTTTCTTTCAAACGTGTTTCCTAACCCGTTGCATCCCGGGAAAGGTACGTTCAACAAATCGATGATTGAATCCCTGTCGCAGACACACCGCGTACATGTCATCACACCGGTCTCCTGGATTGATGAGATTTCGCATAGACTCAAAAACAAATCACGGATGGATCGGAACTGGATGCCCGTTGAATACTTGAGCCAGCTCAGCGTGGAATATCCGCGATTCTACTACCCTCCGAAGATACTTCACCAGCATTATGGACAGTTTCTGTCATGGTCTCTCCACCAGTGCCTGCAGCGAACCATCTCCCGTTTCCAGCCTGACATCATCCTGTCCTACTGGTTACACCCTGATGGAGAAGTTGCCGTCAAAGCGGCTCAAGAACATGGAATTCCCGTCGTCGTTATGACCGGAGGCAGTGATGTGCTGCTGCTCACACAAAATCGGAATCGAAAACGTGTCATTCAAAACGTGCTCCAGCAGGCAGATGGCGTAATTACTGTCAGCAATGATATCCAGAATGCGGTGAAAAACCTGTATGTACATCCGGAGAAAATTCATACCGTCTACCGCGGTGTTAATCGGGACCTGTTCAGTCCCGGGGATCAGCGAGCCGCCCGCGAACGACTGGGACTTCCCCTGGAACGAAAAATCATAGTCAGCGTCGGACGCCTGGAACCGGTCAAGGGACACTCTGTTCTCCTGCAGGCCTGCGAGAAAATAAGTAAAGTGGGCACTCGTTTTACGTGCTATGTTTTAGGTGATGGTTCTCTGGAATCAGCTTTATTACAAAAAACAGAACAAACCGGATTGGGAGAATTCTTCCAGTTAAAGGGATCACAACAGCAACATCGGCTGGTGGACTGGTATCGTGCAGCTGACGTTATCGCATTACCCAGCCTGTCTGAAGGGATTCCCAACGTTCTCCTGGAAGCCATTTCCTGCGGGAAACCATTTGTTGCCAGTCGTGTGGGTGGAATTCCCGAAATTGCAGATCCCACCTGTGATCGACTGGTGACAGCTGACAATTCAAGTGAACTGGCTGTGGCTCTCGCTGAAATGCTGGAATCAACGACTCCTGCTGATCGGCGGAGTTTTGAACCGATGTCATGGCAGGAGTCGTCATTACAGATCAGCCAGATTCTGTCTGACTGCAGTACACGTTATACAGCTGGCCTGACCGGACAACAGAAAACACGATCGTCTTATCAGCGAAAAGACAAAAAAACAAAACAACAGACCTGAAAACAGCCGCCATGAATATCATTCGTCAATTCGTCAAGAAAGCGATTCCCGCAGTGATTCCGCCGAAACTGTATCTGGTGCATGGCGCTGTCAGCCACATCGACTCGGAAGCTCATGCCAACTGCTGCACTGCTGACACCGGGCCACTCAAAGAGATAGCCTTCACTTTTGATGATGGCCCCCACCCGGAACACACGCCACTTCTGCTGGACGTATTACAGAAATATCAGCAACAGGCCACGTTTTTTGTCATCGGTGAAAAAGCCCGGCAATATCCTCATCTGATTGAACGAATCGTCCAGGAAGGTCATGAACTCGGAAACCATACATTGACACATTCCGAACCGGCACAAACATCCACCCGCAACTTTCTTGAAGAAATTGAGCAGACCGATCAGATACTGGAGCAGCTCACAGGCAAAAAAGTGAAGCTGGTACGACCGCCGAAAGGCAAACTGAACCTCGGTAAACTGCTGGGACTCTGGCGGCAACGACGCACGGTGGTGCTCTGGGACATCGATCCTCGCGATTATCTGATGAATGACCAGTCTGAAATGATCGACTGGTGTCAGAACTATCATCCCGTTTCTGGAAATTTCTGCCTGATGCATGACAACCATCCCTACGCGATTGAAGCAGTCCGCCAGCTCTCTGAATGCCAGCACACCCGCCTTCAGTCTCACACAGTCAGTCATTGGATTGAAAATAAAACACAGCACTCAACGCGAACACAGCAGGCCTGCGCCTGATTTATAATATTGAAGGAACCACGACACCATGTCCACGATTATCTCTCGTCCAACAGAATCCTCTGACTCCCGGGATCATATATCTTCGGAAGGGACGCGAAAACGACTGCTGCTGGTCAGCTATCACTTTCCACCGGTCGGCGGTGCGGGCGTACAACGTCCGGTAAAATTCGTCAAATACCTGCGTCAATTCGGCTGGGACGTGAGTGTGCTGATGGCAGCCAACCCCTCTGTCCCTGTATTCGACAACAGTCTGCTGGTCGATATTCCGGAAGAAACAAATCTGGTCAAAGCCCGAACCTGGGAACCAGATTACTCTCTCAAACAGAACATGGCCAGCAAAAAACAGCATCATCAGTCAACCAGTCTGCTGTCATCTATGAAGTCTGGCTGCCGTAAGATCGCCAGATCAGCTGCAGGGTTATTACTTCAACCCGATTCTCAAATCCTCTGGTACCCCAATGCACTCAAAGCGGGAAAAAAACTGCTGAACGAAATGCCTCACGATGCCATACTGGCGACGGCGCCCCCCTACTCCAATCTGATTCTCGCCAGCAAACTGAAACGCATCTCGGGGCTGCCTCTGATCGTCGATTTCAGGGACGAATGGGACCTGAGCAGCAAGTACCTGGAAAATCATCAACAGGACCGAATTTCACATCTGATCCAGACCCGCTTACAGAAATCGGTCATGCAGCAGGCGGATGCCATCGTTGCGACAACCAAAGCCAGCACTCAAAGGCTGCTTGACCGCGCACACCAGTTCGGAACTGACGCCGTTGCCAGATGCATCTACAACGGCTTCGACATGGATGACTTTGATCATCTGGATCAGC is from Gimesia maris and encodes:
- a CDS encoding ABC-F family ATP-binding cassette domain-containing protein, with product MATLIEISNVTKSYGAQELLKEASIALADEQKIGFIGRNGAGKSTLLRILLEEESVDSGQIIRHPNLRVGYLRQHDPFQAGESALDFLMRDSGQPDWRCGAVAGEFELKGRFLNGPVKELSGGWQTRVKLAALLLHEPNFLMLDEPTNFLDLRTQLLLEDFLKDYRGAVLVVSHDRTFLKAICNQTLELKRGKLTLFNGNVDQYLENQEILKERDERTNATVLAKRRQLETFIAKNKAGANTASQARSKEKQLARLTLTEIEGAESTVNIIIPQTEKRQGIALICDDLAIGYPKNRVADNINLEIEHGTRAAIVGDNGQGKTTFLRSITGSLKPIDGSLKWGYHCNVACYAQHVYTSLPPEQTIRDYLELESAPGTTNQQILAVAGSFLFKEQALDKAIKVLSGGERARLCLAGILLGNYSILILDEPGNHLDVETVEALGNALVKFQGTVIFTSHDRHFMSKVATDVIEVVNGTVKSYEGDYDAYLYRVKKEVAEGHREQNQASIAKQEEKNAAPREKGLGGKIKNARKELSAIERKIAQLDEQRNEINKKFLKATSPEQAQELHDEMQPLVEEIGELEIRWMELYEFLEQ
- a CDS encoding O-antigen ligase family protein is translated as MANEAYSHPVPVRQAVSAPETAQGQTAPSRNGSQRRRQPVPLSIMGGSSASKNAYTLFLLVNITLFLRPAELIPALANLPIYEVLILSSFFLSLDQIKRTVRLPMLKRQPITLCVFGVLVAVALSHASHMYFYGIRTSTVMFLKTLMYYLLLISIIDSPQRLKGLLKTIAISSSVMILLCVIDYAGILDFEFIKHVSDRDGVSDAGEVIRVFRMRGTGIFQDPNDLSVLIVTTGVLCWYFFNDPAASPLRFLWIVGMIILGIGLIYTRSRGGLLTLGIAGMVFVLPKYGKKAAIACAVVGMAGVTVLAGRQGNIDLNSGTGHDRILLWREGLTALKSPDLLFGIGEGQYSDLAGLAAHNSFVHAFTELGLFGGTFFIGCFFFAALGLYRLAQFQSKSHGRPIFRNRELERLLPYVSAILAAWCGGMMSLSRCYVVPTYMVVGVCAAYLNLAGASLARPTPLVYWNKQHVIYLIGVSMGLFIAFLIFVRIFAN
- a CDS encoding oligosaccharide flippase family protein, producing the protein MTQRRSIKTNLCATWLNHGVSLMIGVFLMPYVLHILGDAQYGSWIFINAIAGYSGLLYLGFGQTISRYVAHYHAKQDWNRLNHVSNVIFVIYLCMGSLALLTAGIIAWLAPHLSDWGTISLYEIRMVILILGLNVFVGLAGSVFGGILMGIQRFDIERGVNLTGALLRLALTLMFLKAEWGLLTIALIFFTVTVVENAGQCYFAFRQVKTFRIGRRYLDWSILKECGSFSGYAFIDAIAWTLIEATDSILIGIFFSPAMIVPYYIALRLTQFINMPIAQIGKVFMPRAGELHANEDHHALQKLVLNGVSLSFLLVTGFFIGVCFFGTTLINTWIGTGYPESHNILMILLGARIIALPVSTFRSVLYGMGHVKIPSLIYISEAIANLILSLVLIQSLGLIGVALGTAIPIFVAELGIILPYAMKKLNITTSQLLRTAIAPTLAPLLALLGYSYFLPHFFEIRNSWAILVGVAAGGGVFLLGTWLVFEKGTVLLHRSVPESIKS
- a CDS encoding GNAT family N-acetyltransferase → MTTLHCSNQEINQNSDNRTGSVSSGILSLHLRERDQTQDCLQIWQTLEAQFEDVPLMCSSVWTSTWIEQYGDLVPYSFVVASRDQIPCGICLLTEGVEQFDGPLPIKTLHLGTAGEPAADSVCVEYNSLLIQPADQSAFMKALLELLSDHPTWDSLNFDGFDSIELENWDLSFPEISVRKIESRYFDLQLIRDEEREVISGFGYSTRKNLRKNMKTYGNLTTEWAETIEQAESIFSDLVTLHQTRWQKEGQPGSYASERFTRFHEALIQKLIPTGQMGLFRVKIDDAVIGCVQVLIDRNRVLCYQGGSAEYQGKLSPGVITDYLCIEECFQRGFDAYDFLAGNSHHKQKMSTHHSYLTWAQIQRPRWKFTALNALRKIKQTMNLIRKSDQ
- a CDS encoding glycosyltransferase, which gives rise to MSTIEAINAENVANQNSSAGKRLRVCHLSLTLCTGGLERLLVDFARYHNREQFELEFVALGETGAPAEEIQQIGCPVFQFPLTARGKLAKIRQLSDFLNQRNYDLLHTHNAYPHFYGSLAAYRSRIPVTIQTRHGRRFGETFSERMQFAMASRFADRVVPVSDDTGQRCKKIGWLDDTKVTRIWNGIDVDRFVFTGSAQKLTAITVSRLSPEKDIVTMLHAVQQVVQEIPEFRLLIVGDGPERTRLEYLTTELHLNSHVEFLGERSDVPQLLTQAGFYVSSSLTEGISLTLLEAMSVGLPIVATQVGGNPEIVQQPATGLLVPSANPGFLASAMIQMCQNQCQWAEIGLRARARVEQHFNIRTMIKDYENLYLDILKPSFKS
- a CDS encoding GNAT family N-acetyltransferase, with the translated sequence MQTNFIPKKDTACWTIQPEQDQNGFESLQIRSYPLNPEQFTTVSEPYQNWRELFQNDPHSDLEQHPDHILSISSLLQKNQSAVNGHLILCRQGNKPVAAGILLPKSISTKKLRGLGPARQLHGYFLSGKRFLIAKDYQYDHGFQNFILEATLSFCGQTAGRYLLLEDILIDEPLNQSLIQLSSHCLTYSHTGFQSRCLIQFPEIPLDYWNQFRSKSRRKHRKLIRDNSHLKLVRITRPDQVADFLDAAHQISKNTWQTQRLGLRVKNSAKEIEELLFFAINDSLRSYLLMDQDQPVAFKIGIQHQGIYHDREFGFDLDYASISPGETLLLLILEDLITYDTPRTFDFGIGDAEYKQRYSSEITQSRSVLLFPSSLRNKSLLSYLKASCWIDQLSRKVLKRTGLYTALRHLVRYRKLGSR
- a CDS encoding glycosyltransferase produces the protein MKKRKHHEELTTEVRPAMKILFLSNVFPNPLHPGKGTFNKSMIESLSQTHRVHVITPVSWIDEISHRLKNKSRMDRNWMPVEYLSQLSVEYPRFYYPPKILHQHYGQFLSWSLHQCLQRTISRFQPDIILSYWLHPDGEVAVKAAQEHGIPVVVMTGGSDVLLLTQNRNRKRVIQNVLQQADGVITVSNDIQNAVKNLYVHPEKIHTVYRGVNRDLFSPGDQRAARERLGLPLERKIIVSVGRLEPVKGHSVLLQACEKISKVGTRFTCYVLGDGSLESALLQKTEQTGLGEFFQLKGSQQQHRLVDWYRAADVIALPSLSEGIPNVLLEAISCGKPFVASRVGGIPEIADPTCDRLVTADNSSELAVALAEMLESTTPADRRSFEPMSWQESSLQISQILSDCSTRYTAGLTGQQKTRSSYQRKDKKTKQQT
- a CDS encoding polysaccharide deacetylase family protein gives rise to the protein MNIIRQFVKKAIPAVIPPKLYLVHGAVSHIDSEAHANCCTADTGPLKEIAFTFDDGPHPEHTPLLLDVLQKYQQQATFFVIGEKARQYPHLIERIVQEGHELGNHTLTHSEPAQTSTRNFLEEIEQTDQILEQLTGKKVKLVRPPKGKLNLGKLLGLWRQRRTVVLWDIDPRDYLMNDQSEMIDWCQNYHPVSGNFCLMHDNHPYAIEAVRQLSECQHTRLQSHTVSHWIENKTQHSTRTQQACA